A portion of the Stella humosa genome contains these proteins:
- a CDS encoding amidase family protein yields the protein MTLDLAQYRRMTAAALVAAYRSRDLSPREVAEAALHAIEESNPALNAVTHVDAEGARAQAAASEGRWRAGTPNGPLDGVPTLMKDGLWMKGIPVYRGTMALDRHAVVPDTDSPPVARLREDGAILLGKTTMCDLGMFGSGYSSKFGPTRNPADLSRTSGGSSSGSAAAVAAGIIPFAVGTDIVGSIRQPASFCGLVGLKPSYGRVPTYPNSSPAAVAGPLARTVEDAALLLDTIARPDFRDFACLGTDTQPWAPVMGGSVAGTRIGYLRSVGFGLAPDPAVAAAVAEGVRRLAGLGCEVTEITSPFQQGDEKPGEDFYRMRPYSELAVLSAADRATATVIDAWSAPAGGYSGVDYHRLFLATQGLRERTLGMIRDFDFLVLPTSPIPPFAAELPGPEGHSTFTAWSNTFLFNLTEQPGLSINCGFTADGLPIGLQIVGHRFDDRGVLRMGAAFERAMAG from the coding sequence ATGACCCTCGATCTTGCCCAGTACCGCCGCATGACCGCTGCCGCCCTGGTTGCGGCCTATCGCTCGCGCGACCTGTCGCCGCGCGAGGTGGCCGAGGCGGCCCTGCACGCGATCGAGGAATCGAATCCGGCCCTGAACGCCGTCACCCATGTCGATGCCGAGGGCGCGCGCGCCCAGGCCGCGGCGTCGGAGGGGCGCTGGCGCGCCGGCACGCCCAACGGGCCGCTCGACGGCGTGCCGACGCTGATGAAGGACGGGCTGTGGATGAAGGGCATCCCGGTCTATCGCGGCACGATGGCGCTCGACCGGCACGCGGTCGTGCCCGACACCGACAGCCCGCCGGTCGCCCGCCTGCGCGAGGACGGCGCGATCCTGCTGGGCAAGACGACGATGTGCGACCTCGGCATGTTCGGGTCGGGTTACAGCTCGAAGTTCGGGCCGACCCGCAATCCGGCCGACCTGTCGCGCACCAGCGGCGGGTCCTCTTCGGGCTCGGCCGCGGCGGTGGCCGCCGGCATCATCCCGTTTGCGGTCGGCACCGACATCGTCGGCTCGATCCGCCAGCCGGCGTCCTTCTGCGGCCTGGTCGGGCTGAAGCCCAGCTACGGCCGCGTGCCGACCTATCCCAACAGCAGCCCGGCCGCGGTCGCCGGCCCGCTGGCCCGCACGGTCGAGGACGCGGCCCTGCTGCTCGACACCATCGCCCGGCCGGACTTCCGCGACTTCGCCTGCCTGGGCACCGACACGCAGCCCTGGGCCCCGGTGATGGGCGGCTCGGTCGCGGGCACGCGGATCGGCTACCTGCGCTCGGTCGGCTTCGGCCTGGCGCCCGATCCGGCGGTGGCGGCCGCGGTCGCCGAAGGGGTGCGGCGCCTGGCCGGCCTCGGCTGCGAAGTGACCGAGATCACCTCGCCTTTCCAGCAGGGCGACGAGAAGCCGGGCGAGGATTTCTATCGCATGCGCCCCTACAGCGAGCTGGCGGTGCTGAGTGCGGCCGACCGCGCGACGGCCACCGTGATCGACGCCTGGTCGGCCCCGGCCGGCGGCTATTCCGGGGTCGACTACCATCGCCTGTTCCTGGCGACGCAGGGCCTGCGCGAGCGGACGCTGGGGATGATCCGGGACTTCGATTTCCTGGTCCTGCCGACCTCGCCGATCCCGCCGTTTGCGGCCGAACTGCCGGGGCCGGAAGGGCACTCGACCTTCACCGCCTGGTCCAACACCTTCCTCTTCAACCTGACCGAGCAGCCGGGCCTGTCGATCAATTGCGGCTTCACGGCCGACGGGCTGCCGATCGGGCTGCAGATCGTCGGCCACCGCTTCGACGACCGCGGCGTGCTGCGCATGGGTGCCGCCTTCGAGCGCGCGATGGCGGGCTGA
- a CDS encoding MFS transporter, producing MSRTPGVDEKRPGGTMSLLREAAFRRVWLVGTLVGTVRWIEFLVTGVYVLELTGSPVQVALMTMLRMVPMPLLSAFAGAIAERISRRRLLLALLSVGLLVSLAQAGLAWSGRLELWHVAIGVVVNGAIWAIDMPVRRTMLGELAGPGRTAGAMGLDAATNNATRMLGPGVGGLLLETTGIHGAFLLGSVLYAGGLWMLLGLRAAEAPPLVGALRLFQRIGEGLRVIRGDPALVGTLTITVVFNVFAWPATAMVPVIGEQHLRLTAFPIGLLMSADGLGALLGAILVAHGARPTMFRGLYMLGVAMFAAASIVFALSPWPLLSGLAQVTAGFGSACFATMQATIVFLSAPPAVRARVMGVLSVCIGTAVLGFVHLSLLAHWLGGVAAALVTSSAALVALALVAVFQPAVRPGAPFVPR from the coding sequence TTGAGCAGAACGCCGGGCGTGGACGAGAAGCGGCCGGGCGGCACCATGTCCCTGCTGCGCGAGGCGGCTTTCCGGCGCGTCTGGCTGGTCGGCACGCTGGTCGGCACCGTCCGCTGGATCGAATTCCTGGTGACCGGCGTCTATGTGCTGGAACTGACCGGCTCGCCCGTTCAGGTGGCGCTGATGACGATGCTGCGGATGGTGCCGATGCCGCTGCTCAGCGCCTTCGCCGGCGCCATCGCCGAGCGGATCAGCCGGCGCCGGCTGCTCCTGGCCCTCCTGTCGGTCGGCCTGCTGGTTTCGCTGGCGCAGGCCGGTCTCGCCTGGTCCGGTCGGCTGGAACTGTGGCACGTCGCCATCGGCGTCGTCGTGAACGGCGCCATCTGGGCGATCGACATGCCTGTGCGCCGCACGATGCTGGGCGAACTGGCCGGTCCCGGGCGCACGGCCGGCGCCATGGGGCTCGATGCCGCCACCAACAATGCCACCCGCATGCTGGGGCCGGGCGTCGGCGGCCTGCTGCTGGAAACGACCGGCATCCATGGCGCCTTTCTGCTGGGATCGGTCCTCTATGCCGGCGGCCTCTGGATGCTGCTGGGCCTGCGGGCCGCCGAGGCCCCGCCGCTGGTTGGTGCCCTGCGCCTGTTCCAGCGCATCGGCGAGGGGCTGCGCGTCATCCGCGGCGACCCGGCCCTGGTCGGCACCCTGACCATCACGGTCGTCTTCAACGTCTTCGCCTGGCCCGCCACGGCGATGGTGCCGGTGATCGGCGAGCAGCACCTGCGCCTGACGGCCTTCCCCATCGGGCTGTTGATGAGCGCGGACGGGCTGGGCGCGCTGCTGGGCGCCATCCTGGTGGCGCACGGCGCGCGGCCGACGATGTTCCGCGGCCTCTACATGCTGGGGGTGGCGATGTTCGCGGCCGCCTCGATCGTCTTCGCGCTCAGTCCCTGGCCGCTGCTGTCGGGCCTGGCCCAGGTGACGGCCGGGTTCGGCAGCGCCTGCTTTGCCACCATGCAGGCGACCATCGTCTTCCTGTCGGCGCCACCCGCCGTCCGCGCCCGGGTGATGGGGGTGCTGTCGGTCTGCATCGGCACGGCGGTGCTGGGCTTCGTGCATCTGAGCCTGCTCGCCCACTGGCTGGGCGGGGTCGCCGCGGCACTGGTGACCAGCAGTGCGGCGCTGGTGGCGCTGGCCCTGGTGGCGGTGTTCCAGCCGGCCGTACGGCCGGGGGCGCCGTTCGTGCCGCGATAG
- a CDS encoding flavin-containing monooxygenase, whose protein sequence is MDSTEAGFATAAPQSAAPQSVEHFDVLIVGAGISGVGGAYHLATQCPGTSFVVLESQGGFGGTWRTHRYPGIRSDSDLYTFGYRFKPWTGAPIATAEEILRYMGEVIAENDLARHIRYGHAITAAAWSSAENLWTIDAVRAEDGQPVRFTTGFLWMCQGYYRHQGGYTPEWPGLADFQGRIVHPQEWPDDLDVSGKRMVVIGSGATAATLVPAVADRTAHVTMLQRSPTFFRTGRNAIQLADELRQLEVDETWIHEIVRKKILFDQSVFTQRTFDEPEAVTQELLANAQEHLGPDYDVATHFTPGYRPWRQRIAFIPDADLFRSIREGKASVVTDAIERFTPGGIRLASGAELEADIIVTATGFHLNVLGDIAFTIDGRPLDFADTVTYRGMMFTGVPNMAWVFGYFRASWTLRADLVADFVCRLLKHMRSIGASRVVPALRPEDRDMALLPWIDPENFNPGYLMRGMHLLPRRGDKPEWQHTQDYWTEKNAFPAIDLDDPVFVYDGPADASRARVRESAFPAQ, encoded by the coding sequence ATGGACAGCACCGAAGCCGGCTTCGCCACCGCCGCCCCGCAATCCGCCGCCCCGCAATCCGTCGAGCATTTCGACGTGCTGATCGTGGGCGCCGGCATCTCCGGCGTCGGCGGCGCCTACCACCTGGCGACGCAATGCCCCGGCACCAGCTTCGTCGTGCTGGAATCGCAAGGGGGGTTCGGCGGCACCTGGCGCACGCACCGCTACCCCGGCATCCGCTCCGACAGCGACCTCTACACCTTCGGCTATCGCTTCAAGCCCTGGACCGGGGCGCCGATCGCGACCGCCGAGGAAATCCTGCGCTACATGGGCGAGGTGATCGCCGAGAACGACCTCGCCCGCCATATCCGCTACGGCCATGCGATCACGGCCGCCGCCTGGTCCAGCGCGGAGAATCTCTGGACGATCGACGCCGTCCGGGCCGAGGACGGCCAGCCGGTCCGCTTCACCACCGGCTTCCTCTGGATGTGCCAGGGCTACTACCGCCACCAGGGCGGCTACACGCCGGAATGGCCGGGCCTGGCCGATTTCCAGGGCCGCATCGTCCACCCGCAGGAATGGCCCGACGACCTCGACGTCAGCGGCAAGCGGATGGTGGTGATCGGCTCGGGCGCCACGGCCGCCACGCTGGTGCCGGCGGTGGCCGATCGCACCGCCCATGTCACGATGCTCCAGCGCTCCCCCACCTTCTTCCGTACCGGCCGCAACGCCATCCAGCTTGCCGACGAGCTGCGCCAGCTCGAGGTGGACGAGACCTGGATCCACGAGATCGTGCGCAAGAAGATCCTCTTCGACCAGTCGGTCTTCACCCAGCGCACCTTCGACGAGCCCGAGGCGGTGACGCAGGAGCTGCTGGCCAACGCCCAGGAGCATCTGGGGCCGGACTACGACGTGGCGACGCACTTCACGCCGGGATACCGCCCGTGGCGCCAGCGCATCGCCTTCATCCCCGATGCCGATCTCTTCCGCAGCATCCGCGAGGGGAAGGCGTCGGTGGTGACCGACGCAATCGAGCGCTTCACGCCGGGCGGCATCCGCCTGGCCTCGGGCGCCGAGCTGGAGGCCGACATCATCGTCACGGCGACGGGCTTCCACCTGAACGTCCTGGGCGACATCGCCTTCACGATCGACGGCCGGCCGCTCGATTTTGCCGACACCGTCACCTATCGCGGCATGATGTTCACCGGCGTGCCCAACATGGCCTGGGTCTTCGGCTATTTCCGCGCGAGCTGGACGCTGCGGGCCGACCTGGTGGCCGATTTCGTCTGCCGCCTGCTGAAGCACATGCGGTCGATCGGTGCCAGCCGGGTGGTGCCGGCCCTGCGGCCGGAAGACCGCGACATGGCGCTGCTGCCCTGGATCGACCCCGAGAACTTCAACCCCGGCTACCTGATGCGCGGCATGCACCTGCTGCCCAGGCGCGGCGACAAGCCGGAATGGCAGCACACCCAGGACTACTGGACCGAAAAGAACGCGTTCCCGGCCATCGACCTGGACGACCCTGTCTTCGTCTATGACGGGCCGGCGGACGCCAGCAGGGCCAGGGTCCGCGAATCGGCTTTTCCCGCGCAGTAG
- a CDS encoding TRAP transporter large permease codes for MALLAILVFIVTLAIGVPIFIAIGLTAVYGFVIDNQPLTAFAQKAIDELNAPMLLAIPFFVMAATYMEKGGIAAALVDMGSAWLAGVRGSLGLISVMSCVMFAAICGSSVATCLAMGTIMIPAMLRHRYPRPFAVGLIGAAGTLGILIPPSLPLILYGVIADQSVPRLFLAGVVPGLLVAFAFTIWVLVQARRLNLAGGEGIERSQFIRLNLRALPALSIPVIIGACIYGGLTTVTEAAAVAALAALVVSIGFYRTMRFADIVPATAVAMRSAAVIIIIVSTALVFGHWITKSGVPAAAARMIGDAGLTSWQFLLIINAIMFVLGMFLEVASILLITLPILLPMLAPLGIDPIHFAIILTINMELAMITPPVGLNLYVLTGISGTSIGEAIQGVLPFIVILVTMLMLITYVPVLSLWLPTLVYG; via the coding sequence ATGGCGCTGCTGGCCATCCTCGTCTTCATCGTCACGCTCGCGATCGGCGTGCCGATCTTCATCGCCATCGGCCTGACCGCCGTCTACGGCTTCGTCATCGACAACCAGCCGCTCACGGCCTTCGCCCAGAAGGCGATCGACGAGCTGAACGCGCCGATGCTGCTGGCCATCCCGTTCTTCGTCATGGCCGCCACCTACATGGAAAAGGGCGGCATTGCGGCGGCCCTGGTCGACATGGGCTCGGCCTGGCTGGCGGGCGTGCGCGGCTCGCTCGGGCTGATCAGCGTCATGTCCTGCGTCATGTTCGCGGCCATCTGCGGCTCGTCGGTCGCGACGTGCCTGGCCATGGGCACCATCATGATCCCGGCGATGCTGCGCCACCGCTATCCGCGGCCGTTCGCGGTCGGCCTGATCGGGGCGGCGGGAACGCTGGGCATCCTCATTCCACCCAGCCTGCCGCTCATCCTCTATGGCGTGATCGCCGACCAGTCGGTGCCGCGCCTGTTCCTGGCCGGGGTCGTCCCGGGCCTGCTGGTCGCATTCGCCTTCACCATCTGGGTGCTGGTCCAGGCCCGGCGCCTCAACCTGGCGGGCGGCGAGGGCATCGAGCGCAGCCAGTTCATCCGCCTCAACCTGCGCGCCCTGCCGGCCCTGTCGATTCCGGTCATCATCGGCGCCTGCATCTATGGCGGTCTTACGACCGTGACTGAGGCGGCCGCGGTGGCCGCCTTGGCGGCCCTGGTCGTCAGCATCGGCTTCTATCGCACCATGCGGTTCGCCGACATCGTGCCGGCGACGGCGGTCGCCATGCGCAGTGCCGCCGTCATCATCATCATCGTCTCCACCGCGCTGGTCTTCGGGCACTGGATCACCAAGTCCGGCGTGCCCGCGGCGGCCGCGCGCATGATCGGCGATGCCGGGCTCACCTCCTGGCAGTTCCTGCTGATCATCAACGCCATCATGTTCGTGCTGGGCATGTTCCTGGAGGTGGCGTCGATCCTGCTGATCACGCTGCCGATTCTGTTGCCGATGCTGGCCCCGCTCGGCATCGACCCTATCCATTTCGCCATCATCCTGACGATCAACATGGAACTGGCGATGATCACGCCGCCGGTCGGCCTCAACCTCTATGTCCTGACCGGGATATCGGGCACCTCGATCGGCGAGGCGATCCAGGGGGTGCTGCCCTTCATCGTCATCCTGGTCACGATGCTGATGCTGATCACCTATGTGCCGGTCCTGTCGCTCTGGCTGCCGACCCTGGTGTATGGATGA